The DNA window CCTGGCCACCGTGGGGCCGGGCATGGTGTTTGGCGAGATGGCGTTTCTCAATGGCGCCGAGCGCAGCGCCAGTGCCGGTGCCGAGCGTGGTGCCGCACGGTTGATGCGGCTGCCGCGCGAACGCTTTGACGGCTGGGCGCGCCAGTATCCCGAAGCGGGACTGATCCTCATGGAAAACCTGGCCCAAATGGGTGCACGGCGCCTGGCCGTGACCACACGGCAGCTGCGCTCTGTGTTGGAGTGACAGGGGAAAAGAGCCTGAAATGCCCTAAAATAAAGCGTAACAAGCTATTGAAATTATAGCTAACCCTGGCGCAAAGTATTGCTGAGAGTCAGCGCCTGGGCGTAAAAAACCCCATTTCCGCCTCGCAGTGCGACAATAGCAGGCTAAATGACAAGTTCTTTTTCCAATCTATCGCTGGCTGAGCCGCTGGCCCGCGCCGTAGCCGAAATGGGCTACGAGTCCATGACCCCCATCCAGGAGCAAGCCATCCCGGTCGTGCTGACCGGCCAGGATGTGATGGGCGCGGCCCAGACGGGCACCGGCAAAACGGCGGCTTTCTCGCTGCCGCTGCTGCAGCGCCTGCTCAAGCACGAGAACAGTTCCACCTCTCCTGCCCGCCACCCTGTGCGTGCGCTGGTGCTGCTGCCCACGCGCGAACTGGCCGACCAGGTGGCCCAGCAAATTGCCCTGTACGCCAAGCACACCAAGCTGCGCAGCACTGTGGTGTTCGGCGGCATGGACATGAAGCCCCAGACGCTGGAGCTGAAAAAAGGCGTGGAGGTTTTGGTAGCGACGCCCGGACGCCTGCTCGACCACATCGAGGCCAAGAACGCGGTGCTGGGCCAGGTCGAATACGTGGTGCTCGACGAGGCCGACCGCATGCTCGACATCGGCTTTCTGCCCGACCTGCAGCGCATCCTGTCGTACCTGCCCAAACAGCGCACCACGCTCTTGTTCAGCGCCACGTTCTCGCCCGAAATCAAACGCCTGGCGGGCAGCTATTTGCAAAACCCGGTGACCATCGAGGTCGCCCGGCCCAACGAAACCGCCTCCACCGTCGAACAGCACTTCTACAGCGCTGGTGACGACGACAAGCGCCGCGCCATCCACCAGGTGCTCAAGACGCGCGGCATCAAGCAGGCCTTCATCTTTGTTAACAGCAAGCTCGGCTGCGCACGCCTGGCCCGCAGCTTGGAGCACGAAGGTCTCAAGACCACCGCACTGCACGGCGACAAGAGCCAAGACGAGCGCCTGAAGGCCCTGGAAGCCTTCAAGAGCGGCGAAGTGGATCTGCTGGTCTGCACCGACGTGGCAGCGCGTGGTCTGGACATCAAGGATGTGCCGGCCGTCTTCAACTTTGACGTACCGTTCAACGCCGAAGACTATGTGCACCGCATCGGCCGCACTGGCCGTGCCGGGGCCTCTGGCCTTGCGGTCACGCTGGTATCGGGCAGTGACGCGCGCCTGGTGGCCGATATCGAGAAGCTGCTGAAGAAAAAGATCGATATCGAGGCCCTCGAATACGACGAGGACCGGCCGAATATTCGCAGCCAAGGCCGCATCAACGACGGGCGCCGCCACTGGCGCGAGGGTGAGGAGAGAGAAGGCAGTCGTGCAGCAGCACCAGAGCGCGAACGCACTCCGCGCGTGCAGCGCGGTGGCTTCCGCCCGGCCCCCGTGTCGCGTGATCCCTTTTTTGACAAGCCCTACGAGACATCGGCGGCACAAGCCAAGCCCGCCTGGGAAGCGACCGAGCGCGTGACCACTGGCCGCATTTCGCCCAACATCAAGCCCAAGCGTAAGGTGGCAGCCTTGTTCAAAGCGCCTGATGTCGCGGCGGAAAATTTGGCTTAAAACGTCTCCAGCGCTTACCTATCAAGCGCTTCAAGCTATTAAAAACAGAGTGTTTCAGGTGCCCGGCTTCTGCAGGGCATCAGGGCACCTGTGCCTGCGGGCAGGGCACCTGCAGCAGTTCGCGGTCGGCCAGTGTGGCGCCAAAGCGCACGGCGCTCAAACTGCCGCCCCATACGCAGCCCGTGTCCATGCCCAGCAGGTCGCTGCGGTTGAGCCACCCCAATGTGGACCAATGGCCAAACGCCAGCAGCGTGCCCGCCGTGCGGCGGCCCGGGGCATCGAACCAGGGCACCAGTCCCGGCGGCGGGCTGGAGGCGCTCTCTGCACTCTCGAAATCCATGACCCCTTGCGGGGAACAAAAGCGCAATCGCGTCAACGCATTGACGATCACGCGCAGGCGGTCGGTGCCGGTCAGCGCGTCGTCCCAGTGGTCGGGCTGGTTGCCATACATCTGTCGCAAAAAGGCGGGCAGGTCGGGCCCGCGCAGCACCGTGTGCACTTCGTCGGCCAATGCCAGGGTGTCGGCGGCGCTCCAGCTGGGCAGTACCCCCGCATGCACCATCAGCAAGGATTCGGCCCCATGCTGGTGATGGCGCGCCAGGGGCTGCTGGCGCAGCCAGCCCAGCAGCCGGTCGCTATCGTCGGCCTGCAGGATATTGGCCAGCGTGTCGCGGCGCGAGGGTGTGCGCACGCCATGGGCCGTGGCCAGCAGGTGCAGGTCGTGGTTGCCCAGCAGGCTGCGCAGTGCGCCATCGGCCGCAATGCAGCGGCGCAGCACCGCGGCCGACTGCGGCCCCCGGTTGACCAAATCGCCGAGCAGGTAAACGGTGTCGCGGCTGGGCGAGAAATCCATGCCATCGAGCAGGCGCTGCAGCGCAAGGTCGCAGCCCTGGATGTCCCCAATACAGTAAAGTGCCATGGTGTACTTTGTAACTTCTGATCCATGGATTTTCTGCTGATTGCGCTGCTGACCCTTTTGAACGGTGTCTTTGCCATGTCGGAGCTTGCCCTGGCGTCGAGCCGCAAGGCCCGCCTGGCCGCCATGGCGCAGAGCGGCGACAAGGGGGCGCAGGCAGCGCTGGACTTGCTGGACAACCCCACGCAGTTCCTGTCGTCGGTCCAGGTGGGTATCACCTCCATCGGCATGATCAACGGCATCATTGGCGAGGCGGCGTTCAGCAGCAAGCTGGCGGCCTGGCTGCAGGGCCTGGGCGCAGCCGAGGGGGCTGCCAGTATTGCCGCCACGGCCCTTGTGGTGACCATCATCACGTTCATCACCATCGTATTTGGCGAGCTCGTGCCCAAGCGCATCGGTCAGCTGTACCCCGAAACCGTTGCGCGTCTGGTGGCCCGTCCCATGACCTGGGTGGCCCGGATCGCCAAGCCTTTTGTGCGATTGCTGTCGCTGTCCACCCAGGGCGTGCTGGCCGTG is part of the Simplicispira sp. 125 genome and encodes:
- a CDS encoding DEAD/DEAH box helicase; this translates as MTSSFSNLSLAEPLARAVAEMGYESMTPIQEQAIPVVLTGQDVMGAAQTGTGKTAAFSLPLLQRLLKHENSSTSPARHPVRALVLLPTRELADQVAQQIALYAKHTKLRSTVVFGGMDMKPQTLELKKGVEVLVATPGRLLDHIEAKNAVLGQVEYVVLDEADRMLDIGFLPDLQRILSYLPKQRTTLLFSATFSPEIKRLAGSYLQNPVTIEVARPNETASTVEQHFYSAGDDDKRRAIHQVLKTRGIKQAFIFVNSKLGCARLARSLEHEGLKTTALHGDKSQDERLKALEAFKSGEVDLLVCTDVAARGLDIKDVPAVFNFDVPFNAEDYVHRIGRTGRAGASGLAVTLVSGSDARLVADIEKLLKKKIDIEALEYDEDRPNIRSQGRINDGRRHWREGEEREGSRAAAPERERTPRVQRGGFRPAPVSRDPFFDKPYETSAAQAKPAWEATERVTTGRISPNIKPKRKVAALFKAPDVAAENLA
- a CDS encoding symmetrical bis(5'-nucleosyl)-tetraphosphatase, coding for MALYCIGDIQGCDLALQRLLDGMDFSPSRDTVYLLGDLVNRGPQSAAVLRRCIAADGALRSLLGNHDLHLLATAHGVRTPSRRDTLANILQADDSDRLLGWLRQQPLARHHQHGAESLLMVHAGVLPSWSAADTLALADEVHTVLRGPDLPAFLRQMYGNQPDHWDDALTGTDRLRVIVNALTRLRFCSPQGVMDFESAESASSPPPGLVPWFDAPGRRTAGTLLAFGHWSTLGWLNRSDLLGMDTGCVWGGSLSAVRFGATLADRELLQVPCPQAQVP